The following proteins are co-located in the Anas platyrhynchos isolate ZD024472 breed Pekin duck chromosome 1, IASCAAS_PekinDuck_T2T, whole genome shotgun sequence genome:
- the ADCK2 gene encoding uncharacterized aarF domain-containing protein kinase 2: protein MVAGGAARLLPLPRLGRAAGARGALPGWGAAAAAAAGRGGLRGGRWAAVALAVPVPVSVPVPAGGRRPPLWAGERERAAWGLSARLRLWLRLWLRGCGLLLRFGPLLLLYPLSRLRPALGALWLRLLRRAAEAAGPACVKLGQWASTRRDLFSQAFCEEFARLHVQVSPHPWGHTAELLRKAFGEEWRRVLHFHSQEPVGSGCVAQVYKAYADLAAVTGAQAQEPAWRSELRSASEAWEVSGFRGLLRWLRKRKSEGRWEERGKEELGPVGCSPESPLSGARCVEQMAKPPPNTSPSPARHLTPVAIKVLHPGLVHQVQMDLFLMKMGSHILGLLPGFKWLSLTEIVEEFEKLMLQQIDLRYEARNLERFRQNFLDVDFVKFPTPVRPLVTSEVLVETFEESEPISRYLHAEVATELRQSLAKMGMDMLLKMIFVDNFVHADLHPGNILVQGTAQASPGSREQTAVVDLCDTLVVEVQPPLRRLCLVLLDAGIVAELQSADMQNFRAVFTAVVQGQGERVAELILHHARANQCQDIERFKSEMAELVTKVRGNTIALGKLQVANLLSNVFKLLMTHKVKLESNFASIIFAIMVLEGLGRSLDPELDILEAAKPLLIKNAASVLK from the exons ATGGTggcgggcggcgccgcgcggctgctgccgctgccccgCCTGGGCCGCGCCgcgggggcgcggggggcgctGCCCGgctggggggcggcggcggcggcggcggcggggcgcggcgggcTGCGGGGCGGCCGCTGGGCAGCCGTGGCCTtggcggtgccggtgccggtgtcggtgccggtgcccgcgggcgggcggcggccgccGCTGTGGGCAGGGGAGCGGGAGCGGGCGGCGTGGGGGCTGTCGGCGCGGCTGCGGCTGTGGCTGCGGCTGTggctgcggggctgcgggcTGCTGCTGCGCTTCgggccgctgctgctgctctacCCGCTGAGCCGCCTGCGGCCCGCGCTGGGCGCGCTGTGGCTGCGGCTGCTGCGCAGGGCGGccgaggcggcggggccggcgtGTGTCAAGCTGGGCCAGTGGGCCAGCACCCGCAGGGACCTCTTCTCGCAGGCTTTCTGCGAGGAGTTCGCCAGGctgcacgtccaggtcagcccGCACCCCTGGGGCCACACCGCCGAGCTGCTGAGGAAGGCGTTCGGCGAGGAGTGGAGGCGAGTCCTCCATTTCCACAGCCAGGAGCCGGTGGGCTCGGGCTGCGTGGCGCAGGTGTACAAAGCCTATGCTGACCTGGCGGCTGTCACCGGGGCACAGGCCCAGGAGCCGGCATGGCGATCAGAGTTGAGGTCTGCTTCAGAAGCATGGGAGGTGTCGGGCTTCAGGGGCCTCCTCAGGTggctgaggaagaggaagagcgAGGGGAGGTGGGAAGAGAGGGGCAAGGAGGAGCTGGGCCCCGTGGGCTGCTCCCCTGAGAGCCCCCTGAGCGGAGCACGGTGTGTGGAGCAGATGGCCAAACCGCCCCCGAACACAAGCCCTTCACCAGCCAGACATCTCACGCCTGTAGCCATTAAA GTCCTGCATCCTGGGCTAGTCCACCAAGTCCAGATGGATCTATTTCTCATGAAGATGGGTAGCCACATCCTTGGACTTCTCCCTGGATTCAAGTGGCTCAGTTTGACAGAGATTGTGGAGGAATTTGAGAAGCTTATGCTTCAGCAG ATCGACTTACGCTACGAAGCCAGAAATCTGGAGCGCTTCCGGCAAAATTTCCTAGATGTTGATTTTGTGAAGTTCCCAACTCCTGTTCGCCCTTTGGTAACGAGCGAAGTTCTAGTGGAAACGTTTGAG GAGAGCGAGCCCATTTCGCGCTACCTGCATGCAGAGGTTGCCACAGAACTGCGGCAGAGCCTTGCAAAGATGGGCATGGACATGCTGCTAAAGATG ATCTTCGTCGACAACTTTGTGCACGCCGACCTGCACCCCGGCAACATCCTGGTGCAAGGCACGGCCCAGGCCAGCCCTGGTAGCAGGGAGCAGACGGCCGTGGTGGACCTGTGCGACACGCTGGTGGTGGAGGTGCAGCCGCCCCTGCGGCGGCTCTGCCTCGTGCTGCTGGATGCGGGGATCGTGGCGGAGCTGCAGAGTGCCGACATGCAGAACTTCCGCGCCGTTTTCACCGCTGTGGTCCAGGGCCAG GGGGAGAGAGTGGCAGAACTGATCCTTCATCATGCCCGTGCTAACCAGTGCCAGGATATCGAGCGATTCAAATCCGAAATGGCAGAACTAGTGACCAAAGTCCGGGGGAACACCATCGCCCTGGGAAAG CTTCAAGTGGCAAATCTTCTCTCGAATGTCTTTAAATTATTGATGACCCATAAg GTGAAGCTCGAGAGCAATTTTGCTTCCATCATCTTTGCCATTATGGTTCTGGAAGGTCTTGGTCGTTCACTGGACCCTGAACTGGACATCCTAGAGGCAGCTAAACCACTGCTCATCAAAAATGCAGCTTCTGTCCTCAAATAg